The following are encoded together in the Panicum virgatum strain AP13 chromosome 6K, P.virgatum_v5, whole genome shotgun sequence genome:
- the LOC120711123 gene encoding uncharacterized protein LOC120711123 produces MSNKRREHDQDAAGGGDKRPRRRKHLYLVLDDWDKGFSIHKIDVDSFDSDDQHNNAAQHLPEPPVLRLQSPVGPVPQTGMSFSALGTKIFTFMNQHCGLIYDTETAVLAIGAHAPAQMVCGFGITVAVGEMLYALSYRFSDKQHSFEVMSWDATQHPMEGWSWKMLPPPPPAFHGRVSSYALHPDGRSIFMTTANRGRMGTYSFDTKDSAWRWHGEWALPFLGRAHFDGELNAWVGLHQDGYICACRVASPSCHGTTAPTLQLDCQTTKERLFGKGLERYMRASLAYVGMSRFCLVECVAREGVEGQALGDHGGCVIHLTMFGLKYNHKGELQISDHLSTRSFLVSRHKNHFGPVAFWM; encoded by the coding sequence ATGTCCAATAAGCGCCGGGAACATGACCAAgatgccgccggcggcggcgacaagaGGCCACGGCGTCGCAAGCACCTGTACCTCGTGCTGGATGATTGGGACAAGGGGTTCAGCATCCACAAGATCGACGTTGACAGCTTCGACTCCGACGACCAGCACAACAATGCTGCCCAGCACCTCCCTGAGCCACCAGTCCTGCGGTTACAGTCGCCTGTCGGCCCTGTGCCCCAAACTGGCATGTCATTCTCCGCTCTGGGCACCAAGATCTTCACCTTCATGAACCAACACTGCGGCCTCATCTACGACACCGAGACGGCCGTCCTGGCAATCGGCGCCCATGCCCCTGCCCAGATGGTCTGCGGCTTTGGCATCACCGTGGCCGTCGGCGAGATGCTCTATGCGCTGTCTTATCGCTTCTCCGACAAGCAGCACTCCTTCGAGGTGATGTCATGGGATGCGACGCAGCATCCGATGGAGGGCTGGTCCTGGAAGATGttgccgccaccgcccccgGCGTTCCACGGCCGCGTTAGCTCCTACGCACTGCACCCGGACGGGCGCTCCATCTTCATGACCACGGCTAACAGAGGCCGCATGGGCACCTACTCGTTCGACACCAAGGATTCTGCGTGGAGGTGGCATGGGGAATGGGCCTTGCCATTCCTCGGCCGAGCTCACTTCGATGGTGAGCTCAACGCATGGGTCGGCCTTCACCAGGATGGCTACATCTGTGCTTGCCGAGTCGCCTCCCCCAGCTGCCATGGCACGACTGCTCCGACATTGCAGCTGGATTGCCAGACAACCAAGGAGAGATTGTTCGGCAAGGGCCTGGAGAGGTACATGAGGGCCTCTCTTGCCTATGTGGGCATGAGCAGGTTCTGCCTCGTCGAGTGCGTGGCACGGGAGGGAGTGGAGGGACAAGCTCTGGGAGACCATGGCGGCTGTGTGATCCATCTCACCATGTTTGGGCTCAAGTACAATCACAAGGGAGAGCTGCAGATTTCAGATCACCTGTCCACGCGCTCCTTCTTAGTGTCTAGGCACAAGAATCACTTCGGTCCTGTAGCATTCTGGATGTAG